In Crassostrea angulata isolate pt1a10 chromosome 6, ASM2561291v2, whole genome shotgun sequence, a genomic segment contains:
- the LOC128189302 gene encoding uncharacterized protein LOC128189302 isoform X1, whose translation MENFSTGISESMQHVSESMFRGLSLIVGTSQQVAIRRETNDIEEMVSRQIGVNGLSTMLSGSRREGFRLKGSDFDVMVWPNEIRVATDVSQSVYYDDSFNTVLLLSDSSESPPGFTLLQLMIPTEAADLNRDFPLFEKMHGNFYISCSFYKKWLREVSSSTPHILTEHGPCGNAIIYGTEWDLAPCFVCDFWPPSASSWIERCHSWPDPEIVDDIVRGGCHFVAIGHPLGQHEHLEWRISFSQAEQKCVYAMNHSQFLTYGLLKLFLKEVINQQHQETNELLCSYHMKTAVLWAIQQNTLTHWCPQNLLVGFWTCFKLLIKWVYEGFCPNFFIPKNNLFLSKIYGSSQKSLFLQMHELYRKGFGCLLQCSSISSCIIDVMYNPRLSILIDENVMCCEADYDKELLNAINLLNISMEKLPRALWIVEQLIGSHLTQYQVDHLQRLSVIFLQNTAATVLHAINSKSCVKNKQMYIADKISFQLLKLSVKFGCVSDMLYIAMFYYKTYRYRKALSVLEKTKAKLARPYLMYGEHVDRELYLEAVGGKSWATKKREAVAYDLIIYSRINYIDELVPLQEFARQSSIVFFDIPLFVFLHFLEFLSYRHIDGALSQAALNELQVLVQYGHDPYVPNTHRDISLYTYILGICQQMAGQH comes from the exons ATGGAGAACTTTTCCACAGGAAT ATCGGAAAGTATGCAGCACGTGTCAGAGTCGATGTTTCGTGGACTCTCTTTGATTGTAGGAACCTCACAACAGGTTGCTATAAGGAGGGAGACCAACGATATCGAGGAGATGGTGAGCAGACAGATAGGGGTAAATGGTTTATCCACGATGCTGAGTGGCAGTCGAAGAGAAGGATTTAGGCTCAAAGGATCAGATTTTGACGTAATGGTGTGGCCAAATGAAATTCGTGTGGCCACGGATGTGTCTCAATCTGTATATTACGACGACTCATTCAATACAGTATTATTGCTGTCTGACAGTTCAGAGAGTCCACCAGGTTTCACTTTGCTTCAGCTAATGATACCAACGGAAGCTGCAGACTTAAACAGGGATTTTCCATTGTTTGAGAAAATGCATGgtaatttttacatttcttgttctttttataaaaagtgGCTGAGAGAAGTGAGTTCATCAACTCCTCACATTCTAACAGAACATGGTCCTTGCGGTAATGCAATTATATATGGAACCGAATGGGATTTGGCACCATGTTTTGTTTGCGATTTTTGGCCTCCCTCTGCCTCGTCCTGGATAGAGAGATGTCATTCATGGCCTGATCCTGAAATTGTTGATGACATTGTCAGAGGTGGATGTCACTTTGTAGCAATCGGACATCCGCTTGGACAACACGAACATTTAGAATGGAGAATCTCCTTTTCTCAGGCAGAACAGAAATGTGTGTATGCAATGAACCACTCTCAGTTTTTGACTTATGGATTGTTAAAACTCTTTTTGAAAGAAGTTATCAATCAGCAACATCAAGAAACTAATGAACTGTTGTGTTCCTATCACATGAAGACAGCAGTTTTGTGGGCGattcaacaaaacacactaACCCACTGGTGTCCACAAAATCTCCTAGTTGGTTTTTGGACTTGCTTTAAACTACTAATTAAATGGGTGTATGAGGGGTTCTGTCCTAacttttttattccaaaaaacAACCTGTTTCTGTCAAAAATTTACGGGTCATCACAAAAAAGTTTGTTTCTACAGATGCATGAATTGTACAGAAAAGGATTCGGCTGTCTTTTACAGTGTTCCTCTATCAGTTCTTGCATTATTGATGTCATGTACAATcctagactttcaattttgataGACGAGAATGTGATGTGCTGTGAAGCTGATTATGATAAGGAACTTTTAAATGCgataaatcttttaaatatttccatGGAAAAACTTCCAAGAGCCCTTTGGATTGTGGAGCAGTTGATAGGTTCACATTTGACACAGTATCAGGTAGACCATTTACAGAGACTGTCagtcatttttcttcaaaacacaGCTGCCACTGTATTACATGCAATAAATAGTAAATCTTGCGTTAAAAACAAACAGATGTATATTGCTGATAAAATATCCTTTCAACTGTTAAAATTATCAGTTAAGTTTGGATGTGTTTCTGACATGTTGTACATTGCCATGTTTTACTACAAAACATACAGATACAGGAAAGCTTTATCGGTTTTAGAGAAGACAAAGGCTAAGTTAGCACGTCCATATTTGATGTATGGGGAACACGTAGACAGGGAGTTGTATCTTGAGGCTGTAGGGGGAAAGTCCTGGGCAACAAAGAAGAGAGAAGCTGTTGCATATGATCTAATAATTTACAGCAGAATAAATTACATAGATGAACTTGTACCATTACAGGAGTTCGCTCGACAAAGTTCCATTgttttttttgatattccatTGTTTGTGTTCTTACACTTCCTTGAGTTTTTGAGTTACAGGCACATTGATGGAGCACTATCACAGGCTGCTCTAAACGAACTTCAAGTCCTAGTTCAGTATGGCCATGATCCGTATGTACCTAACACACACAGAGACATCTCCTTGTATACGTATATCCTCGGAATCTGTCAACAGATGGCTGGTCAACACTAG
- the LOC128189302 gene encoding uncharacterized protein LOC128189302 isoform X2, which produces MENFSTGISESMQHVSESMFRGLSLIVGTSQQVAIRRETNDIEEMVSRQIGVNGLSTMLSGSRREGFRLKGSDFDVMVWPNEIRVATDVSQSVYYDDSFNTVLLLSDSSESPPGFTLLQLMIPTEAADLNRDFPLFEKMHGTLMEHYHRLL; this is translated from the exons ATGGAGAACTTTTCCACAGGAAT ATCGGAAAGTATGCAGCACGTGTCAGAGTCGATGTTTCGTGGACTCTCTTTGATTGTAGGAACCTCACAACAGGTTGCTATAAGGAGGGAGACCAACGATATCGAGGAGATGGTGAGCAGACAGATAGGGGTAAATGGTTTATCCACGATGCTGAGTGGCAGTCGAAGAGAAGGATTTAGGCTCAAAGGATCAGATTTTGACGTAATGGTGTGGCCAAATGAAATTCGTGTGGCCACGGATGTGTCTCAATCTGTATATTACGACGACTCATTCAATACAGTATTATTGCTGTCTGACAGTTCAGAGAGTCCACCAGGTTTCACTTTGCTTCAGCTAATGATACCAACGGAAGCTGCAGACTTAAACAGGGATTTTCCATTGTTTGAGAAAATGCATG GCACATTGATGGAGCACTATCACAGGCTGCTCTAA